A genomic stretch from Lathyrus oleraceus cultivar Zhongwan6 chromosome 2, CAAS_Psat_ZW6_1.0, whole genome shotgun sequence includes:
- the LOC127123778 gene encoding uncharacterized protein LOC127123778 encodes MSYTELYPSLLQKGLVVPRLMGPPPDRLPPWYNPNAHCPFHEGAPGHDLEGCYALKHRVRELIDSKILSFKDMGPNVKNNPLPPQGDPAVNAIEDASVGVMVEKVEDVKAPLAEFHARLVEAGLINISHQNCEVCATYPRGCQVVRDNIQDLMNKGVLQISSVTKNEDVLVIEPCFNLPEPVEIPYYSGGVVPANSQPSPIEICMPMPFPYDRTKVVPWKYEITVVDKVVEGSADVEVTEAVSEDVTNIARMSRMTRSGRIYTPKFNVTPQGSAKESTVATPAKEPEVVPSEDVVEFLKLIKRSDYTVVDQLHQTPSKISILSLLLNSQAHREALLKVLAQAHVTQSIIVDQFDGVVANITACNTLSFSGEELPEDGQNHNRALHISVKCKDDALERVLVDPRSSMNVMPKRTLAKLSYQGPVMKPSALVVKAFDGSRRTVIGEVELPILIGPHVFPINFQVMDINPAYSCLLGHPWIHVAGAVTSTLHQKMKFVVDNQLIIISGEEDFVVSHISSFRYNEADEDALETSFQALEIANATFVEMKDPVGKACSSFASMKSTKSSIEGGNPEGWGQLIDIREKHDRFGLGYVPSAVKGARVPAKDNTRSIQEVFLSTRFIHGDQVNAIEDNTEDEDEPCHV; translated from the exons ATGTCGTACACTGAGCTTTATCCCTCCCTGTTGCAAAAGGGTTTGGTGGTTCCCAGACTTATGGGACCTCCACCTGATCGCCTTCCTCCATGGTACAACCCTAATGCACACTGTCCTTTTCATGAAGGTGCCCCCGGGCATGACCTAGAGGGTTGCTATGCTTTGAAGCATAGGGTTCGTGAACTGATTGACAGCAAGATCCTGTCTTTTAAGGATATGGGACCGAATGTGAAGAATAATCCTCTTCCTCCCCAAGGAGATCCCGCAGTGAATGCCATTGAAGATGCCTCTGTTGGTGTTATGGTTGAGAAGGTCGAGGATGTCAAGGCTCCTTTGGCAGAGTTCCATGCCCGGTTGGTGGAAGCTGGCCTGATTAATATTAGTCATCAAAATTGTGAAGTGTGTGCCACATACCCAAGGGGGTGTCAGGTGGTACGAGATAACATTCAAGACTTGATGAATAAAGGAGTGCTTCAGATATCCAGCGTTACAAAGAATGAAGATGTACTGGTAATTGAACCTTGCTTCAATTTACCCGAACCAGTTGAAATACCATATTATAGTGGTGGAGTGGTTCCGGCGAATAGTCAGCCGTCGCCTATTGAGATATGTATGCCCATGCCTTTTCCATATGATAGAACCAAGGTTGTGCCTTGGAAATATGAGATTACCGTTGTGGACAAGGTTGTTGAAGGAAGTGCAGACGTTGAAGTGACAGAAGCTGTGAGTGAGGACGTCACCAACATTGCCAGGATGAGCAGAATGACCCGTAGTGGTAGAATCTATACACCTAAATTCAACGTGACTCCTCAAGGGTCGGCCAAGGAATCTACAGTTGCAACTCCTGCTAAAGAACCCGAAGTGGTCCCATCTGAGGATGTTGTTGAGTTCTTGAAGTTGATCAAGAGAAGTGACTACACAGTGGTGGATCAGCTACATCAAACACCATCTAAGATCTCTATTTTGTCTCTGCTATTGAACTCTCAAGCCcacagggaggctttgttgaaggtGCTTGCCCAAGCTCATGTAACGCAAAGCATAATAGTAGACCAGTTTGATGGGGTGGTTGCGAACATCACAGCCTGCAATACTTTAAGCTTCAGTGGAGAGGAATTACCTGAGGATGGACAAAATCACAATCGTGCTCTCCATATCTCCGTAaaatgcaaagatgatgctttggaAAGAGTCTTGGTTGATCCCAGATCTTCTATGAATGTTATGCCAAAGAGAACACTCGccaagttatcttatcaaggaccaGTTATGAAACCTAGTGCcttggtagtgaaagcttttgacGGTTCCAGAAGAACCGTGATTGGAGAGGTAGAACTGCCCATATTGATTGGCCCTCATGTATTCCCGattaatttccaagtcatggatattaatCCAGCATATAGCTGCTTATTAGGGCATCCTTGGATTCATGTTGCAGGGGCAGTTACCTCCACTTTACAccagaaaatgaagtttgtggTGGACAATCAATTGATCATTATTTCTGGGGAGGAGGACTTTGTGGTTAGTCACATTTCATCCTTCAGATATAATGAGGCTGATGAGGACGCTTTagaaacttctttccaagctctgGAAATAGCCAACGCCACTTTTGTGGAGATGAAGGACCCTGTTGGGAAAGCTTGTTCATCTTTCGCTTCTATGAAAAGCACAAAGTCTAGCATTGaaggaggaaaccctgaaggtTGGGGTCAGCTTATTGATATTCGTGAGAAGCATGATCGCTTTGGTCTCGGATATGTGCCTTCCGCTGTGAAAGGAGCCCGAGTCCCTGCAAAGGACAACACCCGAAGCATCCAGGAAGTATTCCTTAGCACAAGATTCATCCATGGAGATCAGGTCAATGCAATTGAAGACAACACCGAAGACGAAGAtgagccat gtcatgtttga